ACCCTGAATAAGGCTCCAAAAGAAATATCTCCTTATCATCCGCCCTCACAATATACCTTGTAGATAAACTGTCTACTTTCATTACTCGTCAATGTCGACAATATCATTAGTGTAATCATAACAAGTGGTAATTATCCTAAAATAAACAAATGACAAACACCGGCTGGCCGCACTAACCGGAGGAGGTTTTCGTAAGCAACAGATGGCTCGTTGACGGACAGGGCCGCCTGGGTTTAGGGGCCTCACGCAGTACTCCTGTGTGGGTATCCCTCCTGTATAGATACTAAAGGGAATAATTGCTAATTTCAGTTAACAACTTACCGCATTTAGTGGTTACCATGCAGGCCCAGCGGCAAGCTTCTTTGCCCATCAGATTAGTGGCGCCCCCGAAAACTATAAAAGCTTAGGTTTTCCCTCCTCAAAAATTTTCctttttttcttctttacCTAAAGAAATCTTTTTACATTCGCTATGCAATTCAAGACCGTCGTTGGTGCCGCCGCTTTGGCCACTTTAGCTTCCGCCAGTAACGTTACCGTTACCACTGACATTGTTGTCACTGACTTCACTACTTACTGCCCAGCTTCTACTGAGTTTGTTGTCAACAACGCCACTATCACTGTGACTGAGGCCACTACTATCACCATCTCTGGTGCTTGTACCATCCCAACCACCTACGTTACCTCCGCTCCAGCTTCTTCTACCGTTGCTCCAGCTGTTGAAACAGCTACCGGTGCCGCTAACAAGGTTGTCGTTGGtgctgctgctggtttGGCCGCTGTTGCTGCTTTGTTGTAAGTTAGCATTATAGAATGTTTTTAATTTATAATATTGTAATAGTATAGGTAATATaccacttcaacaaataATTGTAATAGTAACTTTGTTTCTATGTAGTAGGTGGGGCATTTGAGGTTTTAGAGATAAAGGTTAGGAGTTAAAAACATCTGTCAAGAATGGGAAAATAATCTCATACCAGTACAATTTTACAAAAATATTAGTCAAAATAGGGGGGTTTACTGTTGTTTTCGTTTTTTAActcttttttggttttcgTCAAAAAATGGTGTGGCACACACCGCCTGCTGGCTCATTAACAGGGCATTTACTTAGAATAATAGCAGTGGGTTAGATAATTAAATGCCATGGGTATACTGATAATGTTGTATGGAGTGTGGGCTTTCTAATGATGTAGATTGAAGGTTTTTATCATTGATATTCGTAGACTTAAATGGTTAATATAGTCTTATGCTGGTtaatttgaaaaattgtCCTACAAGAAAAAACAAATTTGGCAGAAATTACTAGAGTTTTAAAGCTTTTCAATACTTGAACTATTATCATTATTGTACATATTTACAACTTTTGATAGAATAACAAGTATGCGTTCTTGGTATCGTCATCATTACTTAAGACATCGTCCTCATCAATGTTGTTGATCGAGGTGTCATCTATCCTTATCCACCTACTTGAATCTGATACCGTCATTGGTCTCAATACATCA
Above is a window of Yamadazyma tenuis chromosome 1, complete sequence DNA encoding:
- a CDS encoding uncharacterized protein (EggNog:ENOG503P5CV; COG:S), yielding MQFKTVVGAAALATLASASNVTVTTDIVVTDFTTYCPASTEFVVNNATITVTEATTITISGACTIPTTYVTSAPASSTVAPAVETATGAANKVVVGAAAGLAAVAALL